In Lodderomyces elongisporus chromosome 1, complete sequence, a genomic segment contains:
- the CWC2 gene encoding Pre-mRNA-splicing factor, producing the protein MCEKASISAITSSDPMSIPARLQVDINTVQGDDRPQQVGNQVFNIWYLKWSGSDNSASNSFTRSKFRVNISNDQGYTRARKGDPICLFFSRGCCYQGSNCKYFHRLPISSDIKDETRDCFGRDKTTDYNSDMDGVGSLNHKNCTLYLGGLQVRPNLEYLIKKNFREFGTVEKLKVIQNKRCAFVTMKNEYEAQFAKEAMDRQTLGQNSASNKEVLHIRWARQSHQNHQNHKDSNADTRPNPEKRKSDELVEDLATTSINDGRKINNNKNGNNSKNLMKKIKLCEESDSKNNSSTEAVVEIEGPDSDDEAGAFDDDGESLSSPHHHHHHHHHQQHHHHQQQQQQPQRNIQTPDTFEEGTLKTMPQIGTDNPKGFNHHGEHNYGYPKMERYASAKDKTNDEEKNRIKAGYASANSILKDSALNDLARIKKKLVLKMIEPSLVSVLGNYSSDEDDD; encoded by the coding sequence ATGTGTGAAAAAGCATCCATCAGCGCAATCACTTCTTCAGATCCCATGTCTATACCTGCTAGATTACAAGTTGATATCAATACCGTACAGGGAGATGATCGGCCACAACAAGTTGGAAATCAGGTTTTCAATATATGGTACCTCAAATGGTCAGGTAGTGACAACTCAGCATCCAACTCATTCACCAGGTCCAAATTCAGGGTAAATATAAGTAATGATCAAGGGTACACTAGAGCAAGGAAAGGAGATCCAATTTGCTTGTTCTTTAGTCGAGGCTGTTGCTACCAAGGGTCAAATTGCAAATATTTTCACAGATTACCAATTTCATCGGATATCAAAGATGAGACACGGGATTGCTTTGGGCGAGATAAGACCACAGATTACAATAGCGATATGGATGGGGTAGGATCATTAAACCACAAGAACTGCACACTTTATCTCGGTGGGCTACAGGTAAGGCCCAATCTAGAATATTTGATCAAGAAGAACTTTAGAGAATTTGGCACTGTGGAAAAGTTGAAGGTGattcaaaataaaagatgtGCATTTGTCACAATGAAAAACGAATACGAGGCACAATTTGCCAAGGAGGCAATGGATAGACAAACACTAGGACAAAATAGTGCCAGTAATAAAGAGGTGCTACATATTCGCTGGGCACGCCAGAGCCACCAGAACCACCAGAACCACAAGGATAGCAATGCAGATACAAGACCAAATCCTGAAAAACGAAAGTCTGACGAGTTGGTTGAAGATTTAGCCACTACAAGCATAAATGATGGtagaaaaattaacaacaataaaaacggaaacaatagcaaaaatttaatgaaaaaaatcaaactttGTGAGGAACTGGATTCCAAAAATAATTCATCCACTGaagctgttgttgaaattgaaggTCCTGACCTGGATGACGAAGCAGGAGCATTTGACGATGACGGCGaactgctactgctgcctcatcaccaccaccaccatcatcatcatcagcagcatcatcatcatcagcagcagcagcagcaacctCAGCGGAACATACAAACACCAGATACATTTGAGGAAGGAACACTCAAGACAATGCCGCAAATTGGCACTGATAACCCCAAAGGTTTCAACCATCATGGCGAACATAACTATGGATACCCCAAAATGGAACGTTACGCCAGTGCTAAAGACAAGAcaaatgatgaagaaaaaaacaggaTAAAAGCCGGTTATGCAAGCGCTAATAGCATTCTCAAGGATTCGGCTCTTAATGATCTTGcaagaataaagaagaaacttgTGCTTAAGATGATAGAACCGAGTTTGGTGAGTGTTTTGGGTAATTACTCAagtgatgaagatgatgattgA
- the CAT1 gene encoding catalase A, whose product MAPTYTNSNGAPIPEPFATQRIGKHGPLLMQDVNLIDSLAHFDRERIPERVVHAKGSGAYGVFEVTDDITDLCSSAFLDTVGKKTRTVTRFSTVGGESGSADSARDPRGFSTKFYTEEGNLDFVYNNTPVFFIRDPSKFPHFIHTQKRNPETHLKDANMFWDYLTSNEESIHQVMILFSDRGTPASYREMNGYSGHTYKWSNKKGEWRYVQVHMIADQGRKSLTNEEAGQLAGSNPDFAQEDLFKNIAAGNYPSWTLYVQTMTEEQAKKAPFSVFDLTKVWPHKDYPLRRFGKLTLNENPKNYFAEVEQAAFSPANTVPYMEPSADPVLQSRLFSYTDTQRYRLGPNYTQIPVNCPVTGRVFNPHMRDGAMTVNGNLGSHPNYLASDKPINFRSYSIQEDQEVWEGAATPFHWKATPEDFKQSQAFWEVLARYPNQQEHLAHNVAVHVASADARIQDKVFAYFGKVNSDLEKMIKKEVLELSPRK is encoded by the coding sequence ATGGCTCCAACATACACAAACTCCAATGGTGCTCCAATCCCAGAGCCTTTTGCCACTCAAAGAATTGGTAAACACGGTCCATTGTTGATGCAAGATGTCAATTTGATTGACTCATTGGCACATTTTGACAGAGAAAGAATTCCTGAAAGAGTTGTTCATGCTAAAGGTTCAGGTGCTTATGGTGTCTTTGAAGTGACTGACGATATCACTGACCTTTGTTCCTCTGCATTTTTGGACACTGTGGGTAAAAAGACTAGAACTGTGACTAGATTCTCAACCGTTGGTGGTGAATCTGGTTCTGCTGACTCTGCAAGAGACCCAAGAGGATTTTCAACCAAGTTTTACACTGAGGAGGGTAACTTGGACTTTGTTTACAACAATACTCCAGTCTTTTTCATTAGAGACCCATCCAAGTTTCCACACTTTATCCACACCCAAAAGAGAAACCCAGAAACTCACTTGAAGGATGCAAACATGTTTTGGGACTATTTAACTTCAAATGAAGAGTCGATACACCAAGTTATGATTTTGTTCTCAGACAGAGGTACTCCAGCTTCATACAGAGAAATGAATGGTTACTCGGGACACACTTATAAGTGGTCCAACAAGAAGGGCGAGTGGCGTTATGTCCAAGTGCACATGATTGCTGACCAAGGTCGTAAATCATTAACCAATGAGGAAGCTGGTCAATTAGCTGGATCTAACCCTGACTTTGCTCAAGAGGATTTGTTTAAGAACATTGCTGCTGGTAACTACCCAAGCTGGACCTTGTATGTTCAAACCATGACTGAGGAGCAAGCCAAGAAGGCCCCATTCTCTGTGTTTGACTTGACCAAGGTTTGGCCACACAAGGATTACCCATTGAGAAGATTTGGTAAATTGACTTTGAATGAAAACCCAAAGAATTACTTTGCTGAAGTTGAACAAGCTGCATTTTCACCAGCAAACACTGTTCCATACATGGAGCCATCAGCTGACCCAGTCTTGCAATCAAGATTGTTTTCATACACTGATACCCAAAGATATAGATTGGGACCAAACTATACCCAAATCCCAGTCAATTGTCCAGTCACTGGCCGTGTCTTTAACCCACACATGCGTGATGGTGCAATGACTGTTAACGGTAACTTGGGTTCTCATCCAAACTATTTGGCATCAGACAAGCCAATCAATTTCAGATCCTACTCGATTCAAGAAGACCAAGAAGTTTGGGAAGGTGCAGCTACTCCATTCCACTGGAAGGCTACTCCAGAAGATTTCAAACAATCACAAGCATTCTGGGAAGTTCTTGCTAGGTATCCTAATCAACAAGAGCACTTGGCTCACAATGTTGCTGTGCACGTTGCTAGTGCCGATGCTCGTATCCAAGACAAGGTCTTTGCTTACTTTGGCAAGGTTAACTCTGACTTGGAGAAGATGATCAAGAAGGAGGTTTTGGAATTGAGTCCAAGAAAGTaa